The genomic DNA AGGTCACATAAACGGATTTATGAGCCCTCAATATGAGGTTTCGGGCGAAATGAGGTCACATAAACGAATTTATGAGCCCTCAATATGAGGTTTCGAGCGAAATGAGGTCACATAAACAGATTTATGAGCCCTCAACCAGAAGTTTTGAGCAAAATGAGGTCACATAAACGGATTTATGAGCCAGCATCCAGAGGTTTTGGTCAAAATGAGGTCACATATACAGATTTATGAGCTCTCATCCAGAGGTTTTAAGCAAAGCAAAATGAGATCACATAAAAACAGGTTTCTGTATGTTGAAGTTAGAACTGTGGATTTTCAGTGGACTTTATTAAGTTGAAGCATTAGCCCAAAAGAGTAAGAATTTTTATATTCGTGTGAATTGGTTAAAAATTAACACAATTCATTGACTACTCATTTAACGAAATGGTATTATATCGTTAAATAAACGTCATATACTTGATAGTGTGAGTTGGGGGATTCGAAATGAAACCTGGTTTAATTGAGGGGCATAAAGCCACATTAAAGGTTCAAGTTACACCTGAAATGTTTGCCCAGTTCGAAGGTAAAGTCGTGCACCCAGTGTATTCTACAGTATCGATGGTATACCACATGGAATGGGCATCAAGACAAATCATCCTTCCCTTTTTAGAAGAGCATGAGGAAGGGATGGGGGCAGCGGTTA from Cytobacillus luteolus includes the following:
- a CDS encoding thioesterase family protein, with translation MKPGLIEGHKATLKVQVTPEMFAQFEGKVVHPVYSTVSMVYHMEWASRQIILPFLEEHEEGMGAAVNVKHIAPSPRGSNLTVTATLDRLLDNIVMTKVSIHNEKGVIGVGEVKQVILPKTQIQQAIKG